Genomic DNA from Longimicrobiales bacterium:
TACGAGGACGACGACTCCGCCGACCTCGCCGGGCGCTATCGCCGGCTCCGCAGCGAGATGGACCGGCACGGCGTGGACTACGCGCTCGTGCTGTCCAGCTACCTCGGCAACGAGAACCGGCCGGACGCCCACGAGATCCTGGACGTCGTGTCGGGCGACCCGCACATCGGCGTGGTCGCGGCGGTCAGCTACCTGAACTACCGCGCGGCGGACCTGGCGGAGCTGCGGATGCTTCTCAGCGCCGGCCTCATCAAGGGGCTCAAGCTATACCCCGGCTATGAGCCGTTCTACGTGCACGACGCGCGCATGCGCGTGGTCTATGAGCTGGCGGGCGAGTTCGATGTGCCCGTGATGATCCACACCGGCGACACATACGACCCCAAGGGCAAGGTCAAGTACGCGCATCCGCTCGAAGTGGACGAAGTGGCGGTCGACTTCCGGGAGGTCACGTTCGTCATCTGCCATCTCGGCAATCCCTGGATCACCGATGCCATGGAGGTGATCTACAAGAACCCCAACGTCGTCGGTGACATTTCGGGCTTCACGCTCGGCCATTTCGAGGAGCGCTTCGAGAAGTTCATGCTGCAGCAGGTGAACGAAGTGGTCGCGTTCGCCGGCGATCCCTCGAAGCTGCTGTACGGCACGGACTGG
This window encodes:
- a CDS encoding amidohydrolase family protein; this translates as MIIDCHVHLNRYEDDDSADLAGRYRRLRSEMDRHGVDYALVLSSYLGNENRPDAHEILDVVSGDPHIGVVAAVSYLNYRAADLAELRMLLSAGLIKGLKLYPGYEPFYVHDARMRVVYELAGEFDVPVMIHTGDTYDPKGKVKYAHPLEVDEVAVDFREVTFVICHLGNPWITDAMEVIYKNPNVVGDISGFTLGHFEERFEKFMLQQVNEVVAFAGDPSKLLYGTDWPICDMGSYQRFVRNLHLSPEETELVLWKNSARLFRIDTAAIPPITVDPAAVTAEPHA